ATCGCTCCCACATCTCCTTCTCCAGAGCGAGCGCATCGTCGTTATCAGGCTCCGGCGCGTGGAGGCGTTTGATGTCGGAGGCGTCGTTGGCACACATGGGGTGGATGCGAAGAGGCCCGCTCATGTCGTCGCAGGTGCCGCACGAGCACTGCCGCCTTCTCGGCGGCGCCAGTGGTGTCCCTTCCTTTATCACGCGCCGCCGTCGCCGCTTCTTCAGCATATTCCGGCATAGTCCGGCTGGGACCTTGTAGATTGCGAGGAGGAGGATGTTGGCGATGCCGCAGGGGCAGCAGCAGCATACCGCCACGCACTCCGCCGTCGTGCTTCCCACCACCTCCCCCACCCGCTTAGACGAAGATTGGCTCTTTAGAAGCGGCTGCCGCCGGCGTGTCGACGACCCCGCCGGCATCAGAACTATCTTGTTCGACATGGGAAAGTTTTGACAAATCTTGATCTGGGTCTTCAGTCTTTGACTCTGCAAACAACACAATCCCCTGTTCTGGAGAAAACAGAGCACCCCAGGTGTGTGTATGAGCAAGAGCAATAGGGTTGGGTGTGGATCCTCTATTCAAGAATAAAAGATGAGAAAACGatggagaggaagaaaagatCCACACCCTGCGTTCACATCACAGCGAAGCGTTCGTTGTGAATATTGGGTTCTTCCATAGGTAAGAGCCGAAGATGGAAGCGAAGAAAGTGGTGATGTTATAAAAGATGGGAACAGCGAAGAAGGGAGAGGGTTGCGGTGCCAATAATAGGAAATTGGAGGGTGGTTTTTGGTGGCGGAGTTGCTGCGGTGGTGTCCTAGAAATGTGGGGAAACAGCGTAAGCTCCAAGATGGAGTGGTGAAAATGGCAATGGAAATGGAAAATAGGGTGTGTGAGATGTGAAATGAAAGAAAAGGAGTTAAGAGAGTTTTATTGTTGAGATGAGTTGAGTTGGGAATGAGTTGAATTTTGGTGTGATGTGATTGTGAGGAGGGCCATTACTATCTGACTCACGTAATTAGCTGttctttattttaaaaaaatgggaAACATTTTgagccaaaaataaaaaataaaaagctaGAAGAATAAATGGATATACATGACTTGTGACTTATGTGGTATCAGGTAACAAGTAACAACGAttaaaagtgattgtttgaaaATTCGAACTCAAAAATTCAATATCTATGTAACATATTTTTGGAGTCTTTTTGATATTTAACAAACTAATTAAATAAGATTGTCCTCGTATGATAGTTCAAGTTGTAGGAGTTGGGGATATGAGTTCGATAAGAGAGGTTTAGAGATCGATTTCTAGccgatgcaatttatctttccgatatataaaaaaaaatataattatgattaaatgaaaagaaatgaaagagagaagaaaacAGAAATGATAATTGGTAGCATAAAAAAGTGGGTTTTAACGTAAAcaaacaacccaacaaataacgACATTATCTTTCTTTTTCCACCTAAGCCACGCGTCCGGCTCGGGTCcggaattaattttaaaatgataacCAATTGAATTAAAATTAGATTGTTTGTTGTTGGAATgcgataacttttttttttttaataaggaaTGCGATAACTTGAAATGATGTTAACCAGCGAAAAAAATCAGTCCCTTCTGTTTTAGTTGCAATAATTTGACCTTTGAATTGTTTTAGAATCACTCTAGAGATTTCATAGATCTTCCATATATAAGTATAACACTTTGTTTAATTTGACTTAGAGAAAGAGGGAAAGGATAGAGACACAAGATGGGTATAGAGTTagcaataaaaaataaagttaattttttatagggtttttaattataaaaagagaAGGgtaaaaaaagattaaaaaaattatttttaaatacacaCTTATAACTATTTTATCTAGGTCTACTACCCCCATGCATTAGTGTTGGATATAGTTCCTACTTCTCACCTAAGAACCAGTCACTTGGTTAATCAGTAGTTCATTTCATGATAAAGGAAATCAATAGTTAATTAGAGAAGTTCTCTTCCAGGTTTTTCCTGCGGGCTATTATTGTCGACTTATGAAACAAAGCATCCACTTCTTCCCCTCTCGAGAGTAAGGAGCTTTATCCTATGGTTGAAATGATGTAGGTAGTTGTAAAAACTTGATTAGATACTCATCTCTTTTCATTTTGGAAGACTGAAAAAAGTGGTGGGACTCACTTCTACGACTTCCACGGCCACTCCTCCCTCCCACCAAAGAGTGATATTATTCTCTTTTTTTCGTGCTAtctttcttttctatttctctcttttctaacTTTTTGCAAACGAATATAGTGTAGCTTAAAAACTCAATAAAAGGGTGTCCTCTTGTATTTACGTTTAAGTTCCAAAGCACATTTATTCCTGGACTTTGGCCAGGCCCTGGTTCCCAGAGTTAGAGTATTCCCAATTATTTATAAGCCTACTAATAAAACAAGCATTATATAACTAAAGATATGTTTAAACTATTTTGAAATGTGGGGTAATTAACAGAAATACATACTCATTATCAGTTCCATAATAGTCAATATGATAGTTTGTTTCTTTTGAAAGTTATAGTCTATATGATAGTTAACTTGCCCTATTCATGCTGATAACTTGTCTTTATATTTAACAAACATgcataattgatattattttcaatttctttaTGGTTATTAATATTTGGTCAGAAGTATTCAGTCTAAAAAGAATTACAAACTAACTTTCATCAATGAGATGAGCCTATGAGAAAACATGGTTATTGAAATGAAATGATATTTAGATGCCCCAAATCCACATCTTTCGTGCAGAGTTCATTGTACATGCTCCAGCTACatccttttatttttgtttctttcaaCAATAAAACATGTTTACATTTAACTTattcatattattttataaattaacttATAGAATCACGTTAAAAATAGACTAATATCAGCAATTAAAAATAAACCATGGGTAAACGGTGACCGAACAGAAGATTCTAAAACAAAACCATTTTGCGGTCTCATCAAACACAAGTTCGAGAATTtcagaaaattaattaattgatatagAAGAGGCAAACCAAAAAGTTTGCAAACTTTTTTTAGTAGATGGATTCATACTTCAACCGAAGACATTGTTAGCGGTGGCATCCCACTATTAATTcaagtatattaattaatataggcacacctatatttttttttgttacaattaagtTGATTGAACTTGAGAATAGGATGAGGTCGACCAAAAAGAATTATTTATGTAACACAATTCGTCATCGATTTCTTTTTCAACAAAATACGAATGCAGATTTAAAATTAAGCATGCTTTACATAGTAGCTAGCTAAGCTAGGTGCAAGTGCGGGGTcaaatacaatatatatatacctaAGATACCTAAGgttaaaaacaaagaaaaaaaaaactttgtattATACTACTATTAATTAGgataaaaaaagaaagagtCAAAGTTTAATTTTGAAGCAGGGTCGTTGAAGAAAACCATAGAAAGTCATAGTAGAGAAATTAGTGAATGGAGAAAATCCTCTTAAATGAAATCTGACTCTATTGAATTATCTTGAAAAGTAGTTATATCAGAGACATTTATCATCTTGTTGTAACataatggtgacctggttaacaGAATATCAGCTCAACATCTAATTAACTGAATGCAGCTAGTGTGGCACATGTAACCAATACATGTCACACGAGTATTACAATACTAACTCTGACTCTACATAGATATGTATTTCAATCGATCAAGATTATATATCCACAAAACTCTATTACATGGAAGCAAAGAACAGTGTCTTTTGGGGGGAAGGATTTGCCTGATTCAGAGTGTGTTATCTGCCTTACCTCTGTTTTTCCTTTCGTTTTTCAAACTGCCGATAGGGGTTGGCAAAAACTGTGTGCGTCTAATGCGCAATTTCTTATGGGGAGGCTCtgagaatgaaaataaaattacttGGGTGAAATGGGCGGACGTATGTAAGCCCAAAGAGCTTGGGGGTTTAGGGATCAAGGATCTTTTTGCATTTAACAAAGCCTTGCTTGGGAAATGGAGATGGCGGTATTTGACAGAACCTGATAGCCTTTGGAGGAGGGTAATTGAGGCACAATCTGATCACTATTCATGTGCTTCATCTTGGTGGAATGACATTATGTCCTTATGTCCGGAAGATGTTGATGGTTGGTTCTCTGCGGGTCTGAAAAAGCAGGTTGGGGAAGGGGATCAGACAAAGTTCTGGTCTGAGGATTGGCTTGGCTCAGGTATATTATCAGCAAGGTTTCGTCGACTGTATATTTtgtcaaaaaataaatacagCAGCATAAAGGAGCTTGGGTTTTGGGAGAGTGGTGTTTGGAAGTGGAGGTTTGAGTGGCGTCGATGCTTGAGAGGACGAGAATTATCTTGGTTGCAGGATCTGGAGGTAGCCATAAATTGCGGGAGGGTGATAGAAGGGAGGGGTGACAAGTGGGTGTGGGAGCCGGGAGATGGTGGGACTTATTCTGTTAACACAGCTTACACTTTTTTGCAGGTACATCTTTGGCCGGATCTGGCGTGTGACTTTACAACACTCTGGTCAGCTCCTACTCCTTCTAACGTGAGGGCCTTCGTGTGGCGGTTGGTGCTGGATCGGATTCAAACACGGGACAATCTAAGACGACGGCGGGTGCTCTTCAATCCGGAGGATCTGAGCTGTCCATTCTGTAATACGGTGGAGGAATGTAGCGCTCATTTATTCTTCACTTGCACCTTCTCCACGGGCGTATGGCAATCACTACATCACTGGTTGGGGATCTCTGTGGCCTTACCGGCTTCATCTGTGGCCAATTTTGCACAGTTCTCAAATATAGCAAGGAATAAAAATCAGCGTCTCGGGGAATTAGCTATCTGGATGGCTACTGTTTGGTCGCTTTGGCTTCAGCGGAATTCTATTATTTTCAGGAACAGTGAATTGGATCATAGCTATCTCCTTGATCTGATCCAATCTCGTTCTTGGCACTGGCTTAAAGCGAAGTTTTGCAACTTTACATACTCTCTTTTTGAGTGGAAATCTTGTCCTTTGGAGTGCATTTTTTCTCTGTAGGTTCGCTTCCATTTCAACTCCATTCCAACGTGATGATACTGCAAGGGGTTCTTATTGCTGGTGTGGTACATATCTGCTAGTTGATTGGAAGGAAAGGTTTAGGATTTTTGCTGCTATATTGGCCTACTGTGCATATGAGGAGCTATGGCATGTGGATTATTGTCGAGTTTGCTGGCCATTATTGGTATTGTTTTGGTACTGGGTGGGTCTAATGGCTTTAGTAGCATTTACCAGGGAGGGATATAGCTTTGTTTAGTTTGTTGGGGGGTTTTGCTGGTTTCAAATTTTACCAGTTTGTCTCTTaacctttttctcttcttttctcttcttgtaTCTCTTTGTGTTCGggtttagcaccccttgtgctagtTCAATACAATTCTTtggcttacctaaaaaaaaaacatagatcAAATTAAACTCTACTAATCTGTAACAGTTTCCAGGTTATTACAGAGAATCAAATGAGTGATGAAAGAGATATGTATTTCAATCGATCAAGATATATCCACAAAACTTCTGCAACAGTGTTGACAAGACTTAGCTTCTATATTTTGCCTCGGTGCAGGATCGGGCCACAAGAGTTTGCAATAGCTCCAAGAGATGAAGTTAGGTCCAAAGCAGATGCAAGATCCTGAAGTTGTGCAACGATCATCCCAATCAGAAGCCCGATTAACATCATAATATGCTGTGACCTATAGACATTTGTGTAATATCTCAatggaaaaattaatttgtattCGCTATTAAATAGCAAATTGCTGAAATATAAAGTAAGATATGTAGAAGCTCGTGAGCAATAATATTCCAAAAGTTTTCTGCGTACCAACCAGTGCCTGACACCACCTACATGCAATTTATAAGGTTGACTAGTCATCATTGTAATTTGTGAGTGTAATCCACGTGTGAATACTGTCACCATCTTATCAACTTTCACCTGCGTCATATCGTGTAGCATCTCCTCCTTTTGAGAgcatttccaattttttttttggtcaaatatgtATGAAATAAAACCCCAAGGGTTACCAAACGGCACTTACATCATGCGAGATCTAGTCTCTAGGAGTGCTACACAATGcacaaaaacatataaaagtgAAGAACAAGCATGCCCACCCAAACTGACAACCAGCCGAAAACATGATATAAAACCCTAAAGGCCAATCAGTAGCCCTCTAAAATCCCCAAAGACCAAAGAAGCTAATTGACTTCTAAGCGAAAAGATCCTATCCTTTTCGACCAGCGctcccaaacacaaacaactcAAGTGGCTCTGCCAAGGTTGTGAAAAGTGTGGCTATCAAGAAAGCTCAACAAGCTTCTGCGACACTATGGGGGTCAAAACACCAGCTCTGGAGACATGGGGAAGACAAAGGGGCTTCTGAAGTTCCATACAAACCTCAGCTAGAACTGAGTAAGGAAGCATAGTCAACAACAGACATCAACTAAGGGGTGGAGGTGGTGAAAGAGGCGGGGAAGAAAGGCAACCGTTGCAGGCACACCACCGTAGATGGTGATGAGGGGGCGGAGGTCCGGTGGCTGTTGCTGGCGGCGAGAACTGGTGGTGGTCTCAGATCTGAGTGATGAGGAAAGAGACGGATGATAGGCGGTCATGGCCCAGATTTGACAGTGAAAAGACGGTGATGGTGCGGTGAATCTGCGGTGGTGGCCTGGAACTGCTGCTGGAGGCGAGACGGCGGAGGAGGTTGCAGATCTGAAGATGAAAGGGGAGCGGCGGTTGGACGCAGATCTGCTGCACATGTGGAAGGGCGGCGGTGGGGAAGGCGGAAGATgaaggatggtggtggtggtagaacAAGAGAAGAGGACAAAAGacccacttatttgggtaaTAAACCACCTAATGTGGTACAAAACTCACCTAAAGTGAGAATAAACCTGCATAATGTGGGAGACAAACCTACCACTTACAGGAAAGCAACCTCCCTAATGGAGGAAAGAGGATCCCCCAAGGGGGAGAAGCAACAGATCTGGTTTTCTGAAGAAGCCTTAGCAGAGCAGTTTTTCTTGAGCCAGTAGTAAGCAAACAtagagcatttccaattctAATTTTTAGATGTGAGTTTTTAAGCATTATTTATATAAGTACATAGTGGCACATATGCTTAAACAATTTTTACATATTTTGCTTCAATTACAAAttcttaactttgagtttttagcATTATTCATTTGATTACACCACACcacattatttaaaatttttattttcataaatcaataaaacaaaactcataaagcaaTTTTGATGAGGgagaaaaaatgtttttttatgttaaaaaCTCATAAAGCAAAGAAAACTAGTTCTTGTTTTTGAGAACTAAAAATTTCACGTCAACCATCTCTAATGATTAAAAATTCACCTCTAAAAACTAGCTTTGAAGATGTTCTAAGatccttattttattttttaaaaacttaaCTATAAATGTTGTCTTCTCGATTAGTTTAGTCTCTCCTacttttcaactttcaacagcATGATGTTACCATGTTCTTAACGTTTTTATTGTGCATTTTTAAACTAAAAGAaggtatatatatttattttgattttaccAAGGTATTTTAACATCTATTAGTCATAAGACAAATAATATTTAAGAGACTCTGACATTTCATTAAATGAGTTTGTGTTTTATGAGACATCATTCTCTACATATACATCATTAAATGATTGAACTcccttaattaaataattaaggaGTTCAActgtttatataaaaaatatataaaataaggTTATTTAAAATTCTAAATCACCTCAAGTAAATATTCGAAAATCATTTTAGCTTTATGTGGttcaataatattttgacaCATATATATG
This is a stretch of genomic DNA from Lotus japonicus ecotype B-129 chromosome 1, LjGifu_v1.2. It encodes these proteins:
- the LOC130730839 gene encoding uncharacterized protein LOC130730839; its protein translation is MSNKIVLMPAGSSTRRRQPLLKSQSSSKRVGEVVGSTTAECVAVCCCCPCGIANILLLAIYKVPAGLCRNMLKKRRRRRVIKEGTPLAPPRRRQCSCGTCDDMSGPLRIHPMCANDASDIKRLHAPEPDNDDALALEKEMWERFYNTGFWRSSSRRESESSPEKHEPQYQVAASSFATSTEHKSP